Part of the Streptomyces sp. RFCAC02 genome is shown below.
CGCGGGCCGGGGCTCCGCGCGGTGGGGCGCGGCGTCCGCCGCGGTACGCGTCGGTCTCATGAGGGGTTCTCTTCTCGGTCCGTGAGGGAACGGCCGTCCGATGGTGCCGGGGACGTTCATGCCACGACCGGGTTCTTGCGGGGACGGCCACGCGGCCGCTTGCGGGGCACCACGACGCCCTGCACGAACAGCTCGCCGCCCCACACCCCCCAGGGCTCGCGGCGCTCCTTGGCGCCGGCCAGGCACGCCTCGCGCAGCGGACAGGTCCCGCACAGCGACTTGGCGTACTCGACGTCCTCGGGGGTCTCGGCGAAGAAGACCTCGGGGTCGTAGGAACGGCAGGGCACGCCGTCGTCGAGGCGGTCGATCGCCTCGTCGAGCTCGTTCAGCGTGTAGAGCGGGGTCACGGGGTTCTCCACGGGAGTGGGCGGGGAGGTCAGGTCGGGTCGGGGGTACGGCGCGAGTGGCACGTTCAGTCCTCGTGTCGTTCGGTTGTGGTCACCGGCTTGTGGCCGGATCGTGGGAAACGAAAAGGGCCGCGGTTCCCGATGTGGGTTCCGCGGCCCTGGAAGGTGCCGACCTGATCTCGCCGATCAGGCTGGATCACTCCAGGGATCGAGCCCGCGGAGGGCCCACATCGTGTGAAGCTGCGTGTTCTGCTGGCCGAAGAGCTGGTGTCCGGCGTCCGTGCCATGGGCGGCGGCATACGCGGGGCGTGCTGCCTGCCGTACCGCTGCTGCCGCGGACGCCTTGATCGGTCGCTCACTCGTGGCGACACGGGACTCGACGGACGACGGACGGACGGCTGCGGCGCCGGACGCACCGGTGCCTGCAAAACGGACGTCACTGCCGGGGACGCGCACGTCGGCGAGGCCCAGATCGGTCAGTTTGGTGATCAGAATGCTTGCCACTGGACTCGCCTCC
Proteins encoded:
- a CDS encoding WhiB family transcriptional regulator, which codes for MNVPLAPYPRPDLTSPPTPVENPVTPLYTLNELDEAIDRLDDGVPCRSYDPEVFFAETPEDVEYAKSLCGTCPLREACLAGAKERREPWGVWGGELFVQGVVVPRKRPRGRPRKNPVVA